A stretch of Clostridia bacterium DNA encodes these proteins:
- a CDS encoding phage portal protein: MGVLSYLKSILPSKQPTNWGGWLSNSQPIFTNFGQDIYLSDYVNNAIDRVATEISKIEIKSIVQTGDMLQVQNDDITRLFRFKPNPLQTTSDFLSCVEWLRRKNGNAFIYPQYEVVTLPNGRQFKRFLAFYPLNPSGIYIGTIDGKPWEIRFDFADGSSYTLPYADLIHLKWRRGVNTIIGGGDDLGMMNNRDVIRTLDALDKTIQGLPKSIESSLQVKGVFSAKTLGDAAKMNKIRDDFESHITTSKNGMVATDLSGEFTPVKISPPDIPKDVMSFLKAVMQERYGVSAAILSGDYTGSQHSAFYQTTIEDFIVQLEQAMTACSFSIREQDVGHRIKCYYSKVNYMDNTNKMELAGLAKETGIMTLNQINEMFGLAPFSGGDRRLQSLNFVNIDEVDDYQKSKAGVKESEPNE; encoded by the coding sequence TTGGGAGTATTGAGTTATTTGAAAAGTATTTTACCATCAAAACAACCAACCAACTGGGGTGGCTGGTTGAGTAATAGCCAGCCAATATTCACAAATTTCGGCCAGGACATTTATCTGTCCGATTATGTGAACAACGCTATAGATCGAGTAGCAACTGAGATATCAAAAATTGAAATTAAAAGCATTGTCCAAACAGGTGATATGCTACAAGTCCAAAATGACGATATCACGCGGCTGTTCAGATTCAAGCCGAACCCATTGCAGACAACGAGTGACTTCTTATCTTGCGTTGAATGGTTGCGGCGAAAGAACGGGAATGCATTTATTTATCCACAGTATGAGGTGGTGACGTTGCCCAATGGGCGACAATTCAAGCGGTTCCTGGCGTTTTATCCGTTGAACCCATCGGGGATCTACATTGGCACGATTGATGGGAAGCCCTGGGAAATACGGTTCGACTTTGCAGATGGCAGCAGCTACACATTGCCCTATGCAGATCTTATCCATTTGAAATGGCGCAGAGGTGTCAACACTATAATTGGCGGCGGTGACGACCTTGGTATGATGAACAACAGAGATGTCATTCGAACGCTTGACGCATTAGATAAAACAATCCAGGGATTGCCGAAAAGCATCGAGTCAAGCCTTCAAGTCAAGGGAGTATTCTCAGCCAAAACGCTTGGCGATGCAGCCAAAATGAATAAAATCAGGGACGACTTTGAAAGCCACATAACGACCAGTAAAAACGGAATGGTCGCAACTGACTTATCCGGAGAATTCACGCCTGTAAAAATTTCGCCACCTGATATTCCAAAAGATGTGATGTCATTTCTCAAGGCGGTCATGCAAGAACGCTATGGCGTATCAGCCGCGATTCTGTCAGGTGATTATACCGGAAGTCAGCACAGTGCTTTCTACCAGACAACCATCGAAGATTTTATAGTCCAATTAGAGCAAGCCATGACGGCTTGTTCTTTTAGTATCAGGGAGCAGGATGTAGGACACCGGATCAAGTGCTATTACTCAAAAGTCAATTACATGGACAACACTAACAAAATGGAGTTGGCAGGACTGGCCAAAGAGACTGGCATTATGACGTTGAACCAAATCAATGAAATGTTTGGGCTCGCACCATTTTCTGGTGGAGACAGAAGGCTGCAGTCTTTGAATTTTGTCAATATTGACGAGGTTGACGATTATCAAAAAAGCAAAGCTGGTGTAAAGGAGAGTGAACCGAATGAGTAA
- a CDS encoding single-stranded DNA-binding protein, with translation MNNISLIGRLTRDPQMNYTQNGKAVTNFSLAVDRVKKVDGKPTADFFRVTAWGKLGETIAKHCGKGQQIGITGSCHINNYTGSDLVERKSVDVVAREMTFCGPKGNKSNVKDDLSTSEGATINPEDFSDDGLPF, from the coding sequence ATGAATAATATAAGCTTAATTGGACGCTTAACACGTGATCCACAAATGAACTACACACAAAACGGTAAAGCGGTGACAAATTTCAGCTTAGCGGTTGATAGGGTAAAAAAAGTGGACGGAAAGCCAACGGCTGATTTCTTTCGAGTGACAGCCTGGGGAAAGCTGGGAGAGACCATTGCTAAGCACTGTGGAAAAGGCCAGCAAATAGGTATCACCGGTAGCTGCCATATCAACAATTACACAGGTAGTGATCTTGTAGAGCGTAAGAGCGTGGATGTAGTGGCTAGGGAAATGACATTCTGTGGTCCTAAAGGGAATAAAAGCAACGTGAAGGATGATTTATCTACTTCAGAAGGAGCAACGATTAATCCGGAAGATTTTAGTGATGATGGACTACCGTTTTAG
- a CDS encoding phage major capsid protein, translated as MLAAKKEARDAKVASAETIESVEELRSINGIVDALNVEIRDLEDMIAKLPEDAPTVERTAAVNGTTPGMVSAPIIERTAENGDMEYRKAFQQFITRGTPIAPELRTDASTKTSDVGSVIPTAIANRIIEKLEATGMILPLITKTSFASGVNIPTSSVKPVATWVSEGASSDKQKKTTSFISFSAFKLRCEISMSAEVGAMALAIFEDKFVSQVVEAMVKKIESTIFSGADGTTSPKGIFAETVVSGQNVDVAANGKLEYQTLVDAEAALPLAYESEALWHMTKKTFMGFIGMKDTAGQPIARVNYGISGAPERTLLGRGVVLNEYMDSYASTVVSDTIVAAIFNLKDYVLNTIYDMGVQKKQDWDTEDMLTKAVMSVDGKVVDKNSLVTVTKKA; from the coding sequence ATGTTAGCAGCAAAAAAAGAAGCAAGAGACGCAAAGGTCGCATCTGCTGAAACTATCGAAAGCGTAGAAGAATTACGCAGCATAAATGGTATCGTAGATGCATTGAATGTTGAAATCAGAGACCTAGAAGACATGATTGCAAAACTTCCAGAAGATGCACCTACTGTTGAGAGAACTGCAGCAGTAAACGGTACTACTCCTGGTATGGTTTCTGCACCCATCATTGAAAGAACTGCAGAAAATGGTGATATGGAATACAGAAAGGCATTCCAGCAGTTCATTACTCGTGGAACGCCCATTGCTCCGGAGCTGAGAACTGATGCGAGCACCAAGACCTCCGACGTCGGTAGCGTAATTCCTACGGCCATTGCGAATCGTATCATCGAGAAACTAGAAGCGACTGGTATGATCTTGCCACTGATCACTAAGACCAGTTTTGCTTCTGGTGTGAACATTCCAACATCCAGCGTGAAGCCGGTTGCTACTTGGGTTTCAGAAGGTGCATCTTCTGACAAACAGAAGAAGACCACATCCTTTATTAGTTTCTCTGCATTCAAACTTCGTTGCGAAATCTCTATGTCCGCCGAAGTCGGAGCAATGGCACTTGCAATCTTCGAGGATAAGTTTGTCTCACAGGTTGTCGAAGCAATGGTTAAGAAAATTGAATCTACGATTTTCTCTGGTGCAGATGGTACTACTTCTCCAAAAGGTATCTTCGCTGAGACTGTTGTCTCTGGCCAGAACGTTGATGTCGCCGCAAATGGCAAATTGGAATATCAAACACTGGTTGATGCAGAAGCAGCCTTGCCTTTAGCATATGAATCCGAGGCATTATGGCACATGACCAAGAAAACATTTATGGGATTCATCGGAATGAAGGATACAGCCGGACAGCCAATCGCACGCGTCAACTATGGAATCAGTGGAGCTCCTGAGAGAACACTGTTAGGACGTGGGGTTGTTCTCAACGAATACATGGACAGCTATGCCAGCACTGTAGTCAGTGACACCATCGTTGCAGCAATCTTTAATCTGAAGGACTATGTTTTGAACACCATCTATGACATGGGCGTTCAGAAAAAGCAGGACTGGGATACTGAGGACATGTTGACTAAAGCTGTGATGTCTGTGGATGGTAAAGTCGTAGATAAAAACTCCTTGGTAACCGTGACAAAAAAAGCGTAG
- a CDS encoding HK97 family phage prohead protease, producing the protein MSKEKFERRIIEIRASDDGEDKMSIEGYAITFDKPATHKTYNRKFTEVIKPKALDKTDMKDVPMRYNHNDNVMIMARTRNKSLRLIKDKKGLKVEADLLDTQSNRDLYKAINEGLIDKMSFAFNVAEGGDTWTFKDDETIREVNNIEKLWDVSVVDTPFYDSTSIYARSLELLDSEEKRLDSLHERELLKLRIKLKGEAN; encoded by the coding sequence ATGAGTAAAGAAAAATTTGAAAGACGGATTATTGAGATTAGAGCGTCTGATGATGGCGAAGATAAGATGTCCATCGAGGGATATGCGATTACTTTCGATAAGCCAGCGACTCATAAGACATATAACCGAAAATTTACCGAGGTTATTAAACCAAAGGCTCTTGATAAAACTGACATGAAAGATGTTCCGATGAGGTATAACCATAACGACAATGTGATGATTATGGCCCGCACACGCAATAAGTCTTTGCGACTTATTAAAGACAAAAAAGGATTAAAGGTCGAAGCAGACCTTCTTGACACTCAGAGTAATAGAGATTTATATAAGGCTATCAATGAGGGCCTTATCGATAAAATGAGCTTTGCATTCAACGTTGCGGAAGGCGGTGACACGTGGACCTTCAAGGACGATGAAACGATTAGAGAAGTTAACAATATTGAGAAACTGTGGGATGTATCGGTTGTGGACACACCGTTCTACGACAGTACCTCAATTTATGCTCGCAGCTTGGAATTGCTGGATAGCGAGGAAAAGCGGCTGGATAGCTTACACGAGCGAGAACTACTGAAGCTAAGGATTAAATTGAAAGGTGAGGCTAATTAA
- a CDS encoding HNH endonuclease translates to MDFGQLIGHHIIELTEDNINNPDISLNPNNIEIICHKCHNLEHARFGGKQQVYIVYGSPLSGKTSLVKELMRHGDIVLDLDEIWQAITYQTGCVKPDNVRFNIFKLRDELLDQIKMRYGNWYTAYVIGGYPEKYERERIAQELGAELIYCESTLGECLTRVEPAGRPARWVDYINEWWDKYTI, encoded by the coding sequence ATGGACTTTGGACAACTCATAGGTCACCATATCATTGAACTTACAGAAGACAATATTAATAATCCGGATATATCGCTCAACCCGAATAACATAGAGATTATATGCCATAAGTGCCATAACCTTGAACATGCTAGGTTTGGAGGTAAGCAACAGGTATATATCGTTTACGGTAGCCCACTAAGTGGCAAGACATCGCTGGTTAAGGAACTGATGCGACATGGTGATATAGTTCTAGATCTGGACGAGATATGGCAAGCGATCACCTACCAGACTGGATGTGTCAAACCTGACAACGTGCGATTCAATATATTTAAACTAAGAGACGAGCTGCTGGACCAGATTAAAATGAGATACGGAAACTGGTACACGGCCTATGTGATTGGTGGCTATCCTGAGAAGTACGAACGAGAACGAATAGCACAAGAGCTGGGTGCAGAGTTGATTTATTGCGAGAGCACGCTGGGTGAATGCCTGACGAGGGTGGAGCCAGCTGGCAGACCTGCAAGATGGGTTGATTACATCAATGAATGGTGGGATAAGTACACAATATAG
- a CDS encoding cadherin-like beta sandwich domain-containing protein, with protein MTIGALALDPVFDAETLAYAVATTNATNVITATTDDPSAVIDIDLNGEPHVNGEAASWEAGENIVTITVTDGESETEYVVTVTKS; from the coding sequence TTGACTATCGGCGCTTTAGCACTCGACCCAGTATTTGACGCTGAAACACTTGCATATGCGGTGGCAACAACCAATGCGACCAATGTGATCACGGCAACGACGGACGACCCGTCAGCCGTGATTGATATTGATCTCAATGGCGAACCTCATGTAAATGGTGAGGCAGCAAGCTGGGAAGCCGGAGAAAACATAGTGACAATCACAGTGACAGATGGAGAATCAGAAACAGAGTACGTCGTGACTGTTACGAAGTCCTAG
- a CDS encoding terminase large subunit: MNNSYLLEYYDKCKKGEIIIGKELWMMLDILIADMSKPEYKYDATEAHKRIKFIEKECKHSISPYAGDPFILELWQKAYLESKYAFYMLIDDKWVRRFNRTLLVIGRKNGKTTMCSADGLAEFFCGNTGTNVLCASNDYEQAGLIFEEMNNMREESPRLEKVSRKNIKGIFMGNPKQKRKKGKYSYQNKAKVKKLSAKTGAKEGKNVDKAIIDEVHEMKDNSLVAPIVQSTSTKDESMIDEITTEGFTEDGYLDKLLVRARELIKGELVNPRWLVWLYTQDSIQEVWQDRSSWVKSNPNLGVAKKWHYLDGMIEDAKTDSATKAYMLAKDFNIKQSHAQAWLDASDIVNVETFDLTDFAGAFYISGNDFAETTDLCASTILLKKAGDTRTYLHTRYWIPESKLKDSPDDVDYRQWERDGWLTIVKGNAVSTADIADWHFQLMEEYDLKPFRSGYDNRFAKDFQNRYIELFGEKVALNVPQEPKVLNNPMRTLEADMRDRRVNYQNNPICAWCFSNTGLVIDKVGRIMPAKIKTTRRIDGTASKVIAYATFEWFRSEFMALM, encoded by the coding sequence ATGAATAACAGTTATCTACTGGAATACTACGATAAGTGCAAAAAAGGTGAAATCATTATCGGCAAGGAATTGTGGATGATGTTGGATATCCTCATTGCTGACATGTCGAAACCTGAGTATAAATATGACGCGACAGAGGCTCACAAGAGGATTAAATTCATAGAAAAAGAGTGTAAACACAGCATATCTCCATATGCAGGCGACCCCTTTATCCTGGAGTTATGGCAAAAAGCGTACCTGGAATCCAAGTACGCTTTTTATATGCTCATTGACGACAAATGGGTGCGACGGTTCAATAGGACGCTGCTGGTGATTGGGCGCAAGAATGGCAAGACAACAATGTGTTCAGCTGATGGCTTGGCTGAGTTTTTTTGCGGTAATACCGGAACGAATGTCTTGTGTGCCTCAAACGACTACGAGCAAGCTGGACTCATCTTTGAAGAAATGAACAACATGAGAGAAGAGAGCCCCAGGTTAGAAAAAGTCAGCCGTAAGAACATCAAAGGAATCTTCATGGGCAACCCGAAGCAAAAACGAAAAAAAGGAAAATACAGCTACCAAAACAAGGCCAAGGTCAAAAAGCTGTCAGCAAAGACTGGAGCAAAAGAAGGTAAGAACGTCGATAAGGCTATCATTGATGAAGTCCATGAAATGAAGGACAACAGTCTAGTGGCTCCTATAGTACAATCTACCTCGACAAAAGACGAATCCATGATCGATGAAATAACGACGGAGGGATTCACCGAAGACGGCTACCTGGACAAACTACTCGTCCGAGCCAGGGAACTTATAAAGGGCGAACTGGTCAATCCTAGGTGGTTGGTCTGGTTGTACACGCAGGACAGCATACAAGAGGTTTGGCAAGACCGGTCGTCATGGGTAAAAAGCAACCCAAATCTTGGAGTGGCTAAAAAATGGCATTATCTTGATGGCATGATTGAGGATGCCAAAACCGACAGCGCAACAAAGGCATACATGTTGGCTAAGGATTTTAATATCAAACAATCACATGCTCAAGCATGGCTTGACGCTAGCGATATTGTGAACGTGGAGACTTTCGACCTTACCGACTTTGCTGGAGCTTTTTATATATCGGGCAATGACTTTGCCGAAACAACCGACTTGTGTGCATCAACTATTCTGCTGAAAAAGGCAGGTGACACCAGGACATACTTGCATACTAGATACTGGATTCCAGAAAGCAAGTTGAAGGATAGTCCGGACGATGTAGATTATAGGCAATGGGAACGTGATGGATGGTTGACAATAGTGAAAGGCAACGCGGTGTCCACGGCTGATATTGCTGACTGGCACTTCCAACTCATGGAAGAATACGATCTGAAACCATTCCGCAGCGGATACGATAACCGGTTCGCGAAAGATTTCCAAAACAGATATATTGAGTTATTTGGAGAAAAGGTGGCGCTCAATGTTCCCCAGGAGCCAAAAGTCCTTAATAATCCAATGAGAACGCTTGAGGCTGACATGCGAGACCGGCGTGTAAACTACCAAAATAATCCAATCTGTGCCTGGTGTTTTAGTAACACCGGCCTCGTGATTGATAAGGTAGGGCGCATTATGCCCGCGAAAATAAAAACGACTAGACGAATAGACGGAACAGCGAGCAAGGTGATTGCCTATGCAACTTTTGAGTGGTTTCGCTCTGAGTTTATGGCTCTAATGTAA